The DNA region TTTCAATTTTTTATTTTTTTCATATTCTTTCTTTATTTTTTCATCTTTTTCCATCATTTCTTCTAAAATCCTATCTGCCCCCGTAACCATACTTCTATATTTATAAATCTTTATCTTTTTTTCATTTTGTCCTATTCTTATTTGTGTAAAAAATAATCCCTTTTTTCTCTCTTCTTTATCTGTTTTTATCCAAACTAAAACTGTAAGAGGTATTAATGACATGATTCCTACAAATGAAATAAATATATCTATTAATCTTTTTATGAAATATTTTATTTTAACTAAATTTATTTTAGCTGAAATCAGCATAATTCCATCATAATCTTCTACTTTAGAATTAATAGTATATAATCCATTTAATTCTGGTATAAATTTTATTTTATTTACTTTTCTATCGAGATTATTTATGATTTCAAGCATTTGAATATTATTTATGAAAGGTATTGCAATTATAATTTCATTTATATTTTTTTTATATATAATTTCTTCTATTTGATCATAATCTCCTAAAATTTTTTCTTTCTCAACAATAATTTCTTGATTTATTCCACTAATACTATTTACAGAAATATATCCCAATAAATTATACATAGTAAAATCATTTTCTTTTATAACTTTTGTTAAATTTTTTGCTGTGTCACCTATTCCTATTATCAATAATCTTTTTTCTAGAATTTTTCTATAAATTTTTCTTATAAACTTTATTATAAAAAGATTAAAAAATGTAAAAGTTAAACCTACTATTATATGTACTACTACATATTTTCCTTTCCAAAAAGCTATATCATTTATTAACATTACTAATAAGAATTCTATATGAACTTGTAACTGTTTTCTTAATTCTTCCCAAATTAATATAGTTTTAAAAGAGTACATATTCTTTGTAAAATTAAGAATTAAATATATGAAAAATGTATTATACATTATTCTATCTGGAACATCATAAAATTTATTCACTATAAAATAAAAAATAAATTGGAAAATTATCATTAATATTTTAATACTTTGTCTTTTCAATAAACTCACCCTAAAAACTTTTTTTATTTTTTCTTCATTGATCTAATTTTTTAATTTTAATATTGCTTTATTGACATATTCAGGTAATAT from Fusobacterium sp. SYSU M8D902 includes:
- a CDS encoding exopolysaccharide biosynthesis polyprenyl glycosylphosphotransferase, giving the protein MKRQSIKILMIIFQFIFYFIVNKFYDVPDRIMYNTFFIYLILNFTKNMYSFKTILIWEELRKQLQVHIEFLLVMLINDIAFWKGKYVVVHIIVGLTFTFFNLFIIKFIRKIYRKILEKRLLIIGIGDTAKNLTKVIKENDFTMYNLLGYISVNSISGINQEIIVEKEKILGDYDQIEEIIYKKNINEIIIAIPFINNIQMLEIINNLDRKVNKIKFIPELNGLYTINSKVEDYDGIMLISAKINLVKIKYFIKRLIDIFISFVGIMSLIPLTVLVWIKTDKEERKKGLFFTQIRIGQNEKKIKIYKYRSMVTGADRILEEMMEKDEKIKKEYEKNKKLKNDPRITKIGEFLRRTSLDEFPQFINVFKGEMSFVGPRPYLPREKKDMGKYYEKIIKTKPGITGMWQTHGRSNTDFEERLKLDEYYYRNWSLWLDIVIIIKTLKDVIYKRGAY